The following coding sequences lie in one Candidatus Eremiobacterota bacterium genomic window:
- the glgX gene encoding glycogen debranching protein GlgX, with protein MPSRRAAVLPGRPYPLGATWNGAGVNFALFSEHAEKVELCIFDPRGRREVQRVVLPEYTDLVWHGYLPDARPGLLYGYRVYGPYDPANGHRFNHYKLLLDPYAAMISGALQWSDAHFGYRIGSPKADLSFDRRDDAAGMPKCVVVDTAFTWGNDKLLHSRWHELIVYELHVRGFTMKHPHVPPALRGTFAGLSSPAAIEHLTHLGITAVELLPVNYFADDRHLVERGLRNYWGYSPISFFAPHPRYCSEPNLGEFKTTVSRLHDAGIEVILDVVFNHTAEGNELGPTLSFRGIDNKSYYALADDPRYYIDNTGCGNSLNLDHAQVLKMVTDALRYWVREAHVDGFRFDLAATLARRNGQFTTHSSFLTALEQDPVLSRVKLIAEPWDLGPGGYRVGDFPAGWSEWNDRFRDGVRRFWRGDGHITDMATRLTGSSDLFDRRGRRPRASLNYVTAHDGFTLHDLVSYDRKHNQANLDDNRDGTAENYSSNCGVEGETLDPDILGLRSKQQRNFLATLLLSQGTPMLLAGDELQRTQRGNNNAYCQDNEISWIDWSAFNPALSFDFARAAHFDRDDTTGSDLIEFVRSLIALRRAHPVFRRPRFFRGVEGDAPLKDITWFVPDGREMTHEDWHDAERRCFGALLGGDVGDRFISLQGYPELDDSFFMIFNAHPIAIEFVLPPTPSVRHWRHLLDTARTAGTPGLAVASGSRLTIADRSFSLFVGQLME; from the coding sequence ATGCCGTCGAGACGTGCGGCGGTGCTGCCCGGGCGGCCGTATCCGCTCGGGGCAACCTGGAACGGCGCCGGAGTCAACTTTGCGCTCTTCTCCGAACACGCGGAGAAGGTTGAGCTCTGCATCTTCGATCCACGAGGCCGCCGCGAAGTGCAGCGGGTGGTTCTTCCGGAGTATACGGATTTAGTCTGGCACGGCTATTTGCCTGACGCGCGCCCCGGGCTGCTTTACGGATACCGCGTCTATGGTCCCTACGATCCGGCCAACGGGCACCGCTTCAATCACTACAAGCTGTTGCTGGACCCCTATGCCGCAATGATCTCGGGTGCGCTGCAGTGGAGCGATGCGCACTTTGGCTACCGAATCGGATCGCCGAAAGCCGACCTTTCGTTCGATCGGCGCGACGACGCCGCCGGAATGCCCAAATGCGTCGTCGTGGATACCGCATTCACATGGGGCAACGACAAGCTGCTGCATAGCCGGTGGCACGAACTCATCGTCTACGAGCTGCACGTTCGCGGGTTTACCATGAAGCATCCGCACGTGCCGCCGGCGCTACGCGGCACGTTCGCCGGCCTCTCGTCGCCGGCTGCGATCGAGCATCTCACGCATCTGGGCATCACCGCGGTGGAACTGCTGCCGGTGAACTACTTTGCCGACGACCGGCACCTCGTCGAACGGGGGTTGCGCAACTACTGGGGCTATAGTCCGATTTCGTTCTTTGCACCGCATCCGCGCTATTGCTCCGAACCGAATCTTGGCGAGTTCAAGACGACGGTCTCGCGATTGCACGATGCCGGCATCGAAGTCATTCTCGACGTCGTCTTCAATCATACCGCCGAGGGCAACGAACTTGGACCGACGCTGAGCTTTCGCGGCATCGACAACAAATCGTACTACGCGCTGGCAGACGACCCGCGCTATTATATCGATAACACCGGCTGCGGAAACTCGCTCAATCTCGATCACGCGCAGGTGCTCAAAATGGTCACAGACGCGCTGCGCTACTGGGTGCGGGAAGCGCACGTCGACGGATTTCGCTTCGACCTTGCGGCGACCTTAGCGCGCCGCAACGGTCAGTTTACGACGCACAGCAGCTTCCTTACCGCGCTCGAGCAAGATCCGGTCTTGTCGCGCGTCAAGCTCATCGCCGAGCCTTGGGATCTCGGCCCCGGCGGCTACCGGGTCGGCGACTTTCCCGCCGGCTGGTCGGAATGGAACGATCGCTTTCGCGATGGTGTGCGGCGTTTTTGGCGCGGTGACGGCCATATAACCGACATGGCGACGCGTTTGACTGGGTCGAGCGATCTTTTTGATCGGCGCGGCCGGCGTCCCCGCGCAAGTTTGAACTACGTTACAGCGCACGACGGCTTCACATTGCACGATCTCGTTTCCTACGATCGCAAACACAACCAGGCGAATCTCGACGACAATCGCGACGGAACTGCCGAAAACTATAGCTCGAACTGCGGCGTAGAAGGCGAAACGCTCGATCCGGACATTCTCGGATTGCGCTCCAAGCAGCAACGCAACTTTCTGGCGACGCTCCTCCTATCGCAAGGGACGCCGATGCTGCTCGCTGGGGACGAGCTGCAGCGAACGCAACGCGGCAATAATAACGCATATTGTCAGGACAACGAAATTAGTTGGATCGACTGGTCGGCCTTTAATCCGGCACTTTCGTTCGATTTCGCACGCGCCGCGCACTTCGACCGTGACGACACGACCGGAAGCGACTTGATCGAGTTCGTGCGAAGCCTCATCGCGCTGCGCCGGGCGCATCCCGTTTTTCGGCGACCGCGGTTTTTCCGCGGGGTCGAAGGCGATGCGCCGCTCAAAGACATCACGTGGTTCGTACCAGACGGGCGCGAAATGACGCACGAGGATTGGCACGATGCCGAACGCCGCTGCTTCGGCGCCCTGCTCGGTGGAGACGTGGGAGACCGCTTCATTAGTTTGCAAGGTTATCCCGAGCTAGATGACAGTTTCTTCATGATCTTCAACGCGCACCCGATCGCCATCGAATTCGTTCTTCCGCCGACGCCATCGGTGCGGCATTGGCGGCATCTGCTCGATACCGCGCGCACGGCCGGGACGCCGGGCCTTGCGGTCGCGAGCGGCTCACGGCTGACGATCGCCGATCGGTCGTTTTCGCTCTTTGTCGGGCAGCTCATGGAGTGA
- the malQ gene encoding 4-alpha-glucanotransferase, producing MIEPYYCDYWGTRIETPEPTRRALLAALGAVHDDTAGSTAALVVRKGEQLPREICAEEWSVELEDGSNHTGDLARLPLGYHALRSRDGSLVRSLIVTPQQCYLPPRLRTGKAWALSTQLYALRSQRNWGVGDFTDLAEFAKIAASNGARAVGVNPLHELHPSNPAAASPYSPSSRLFLNVIYIDVQHAAERDDSRATLAEIAESSLQDRIASLRHSELVDYAGVARLKLDILTRLHRRTREKFVARPTTRRAQAFARFCRRGGEPLERLAVYEMIAESFRARNPACYGWLDWPAEYRSPDAPAVAALARKNRERVDFYVYLQWLAQEQLASSAAQARRAGCVLYGDLAVGVERNGAAAWSDQSTVVTDASLGAPPDPLNTYGQNWGLAPLSPRALTESAYRPWTALLRANMRHAGILRVDHVMSLRRAFWIPRGAAATQGAYVRYPLDDMLGILALESLRNRCAVVGEDLGTVPEGFRDRMQSARALSSRLFYFERDWNDASFLPPARYPRLAAASIGTHDLPTLAGWWTGDRSEHEDRWHDRFLFVDALERAGALDASGAARLRADASRGGTLAVIAELASAAHRFLADTSAALVVVAIEDVLNETGAINVPGTVDEHPNWRRKRSLGLENIEADGRLSHTGKTMVGR from the coding sequence GTGATCGAGCCCTACTATTGCGACTATTGGGGAACGCGCATCGAAACGCCCGAGCCGACGCGCCGAGCGTTGCTCGCGGCGTTGGGCGCGGTCCACGATGATACCGCTGGAAGTACGGCCGCGCTCGTGGTGCGCAAAGGAGAGCAACTGCCGCGCGAGATTTGCGCCGAAGAGTGGTCGGTCGAACTCGAAGACGGGTCAAACCATACGGGCGACCTGGCGCGCTTGCCGCTGGGTTATCACGCGCTTCGCTCGCGCGACGGCAGCCTCGTACGTTCGCTGATCGTCACGCCGCAGCAATGCTATCTCCCGCCGAGGTTGCGAACGGGCAAGGCGTGGGCTCTTTCGACGCAGCTGTACGCCCTGCGCTCCCAACGCAATTGGGGCGTGGGCGACTTCACCGATCTTGCTGAGTTTGCGAAGATCGCCGCGAGCAACGGCGCCCGGGCCGTGGGCGTCAATCCACTGCACGAGCTTCACCCAAGCAATCCGGCGGCGGCGAGTCCGTACAGCCCTTCGAGTCGCCTCTTCCTCAACGTCATCTACATTGACGTGCAACACGCCGCCGAACGCGACGATTCGCGCGCAACGCTTGCCGAAATCGCCGAATCGTCGCTTCAGGATCGGATCGCGTCGCTGCGTCACAGCGAACTCGTCGATTACGCGGGCGTGGCTCGTTTGAAGCTCGATATTCTGACTCGTCTGCATCGCCGCACGCGGGAAAAATTCGTCGCGCGGCCTACCACTCGCCGTGCGCAAGCCTTCGCGCGCTTTTGCCGACGCGGCGGCGAACCGCTCGAGCGGCTTGCCGTCTACGAAATGATCGCCGAATCTTTTCGCGCCCGTAACCCCGCCTGCTACGGATGGCTGGATTGGCCGGCTGAGTATCGCTCTCCCGATGCTCCGGCGGTCGCCGCGCTCGCGCGAAAAAATCGCGAACGCGTGGACTTCTACGTGTATCTTCAGTGGCTTGCACAAGAGCAACTCGCTTCATCAGCGGCGCAGGCGCGGCGTGCCGGATGCGTTCTTTACGGCGACTTGGCCGTCGGCGTCGAACGCAACGGCGCGGCTGCGTGGTCGGATCAATCAACGGTCGTCACCGACGCGTCGCTCGGAGCGCCACCGGATCCGCTTAACACGTACGGCCAGAACTGGGGCCTGGCGCCGCTATCGCCACGCGCGCTTACCGAAAGCGCGTACCGGCCGTGGACCGCGCTCTTGCGCGCTAATATGCGCCACGCCGGCATTTTGCGCGTGGACCACGTGATGTCGCTCCGGCGCGCCTTTTGGATTCCGCGCGGAGCCGCGGCGACGCAGGGGGCGTACGTCCGCTATCCGCTCGACGATATGCTGGGGATTCTCGCGCTGGAAAGCTTGCGAAACCGGTGCGCCGTCGTGGGGGAAGATCTTGGCACCGTGCCGGAGGGATTCCGCGATCGAATGCAGTCGGCACGCGCGCTCTCGTCGCGCCTTTTTTACTTCGAGCGCGATTGGAACGATGCATCGTTTCTTCCACCGGCTCGCTACCCAAGACTCGCCGCGGCGAGCATTGGAACGCACGACCTTCCAACCTTAGCCGGATGGTGGACCGGAGATCGCAGCGAGCACGAAGACCGTTGGCACGATCGATTCCTCTTCGTGGACGCCCTGGAACGTGCCGGCGCGCTCGATGCCTCCGGCGCGGCGCGCTTGCGCGCCGATGCCTCGCGCGGCGGAACGCTCGCGGTCATCGCCGAGCTCGCGAGCGCGGCGCACCGCTTCCTCGCGGACACCTCCGCGGCGCTCGTGGTGGTCGCGATCGAAGACGTGCTCAACGAAACCGGCGCGATCAACGTGCCAGGAACGGTCGACGAACACCCGAACTGGCGCCGTAAGCGCTCGCTGGGACTCGAAAATATTGAAGCCGACGGACGTCTTTCGCACACCGGTAAAACGATGGTAGGTCGATGA
- a CDS encoding NTP transferase domain-containing protein, with protein sequence MKAVVMAGGEGSRLRPLTSSRPKPLVPVANKPVMHHIVDLLRRHGILNVVATLHYLADEIENYFGDGSELGITMEYVVEDTPLGTAGAVKLAERLLGHERFVVVSGDALTDIDLSELLAAHRRSGAMATIALQRVSNPLEFGVVVTDDGGRITRFLEKPSWGEIFSDTINTGIYVLEPEVFEYMEAGKNYDFARDIFPFMLRDGRALCGHVTGGYWSDIGNLQQYQQANYDALRRAVAVEIPGIEIRPGIWVAENARISPDAHIHAPVCLGRNVTIDRGAIVEELTSLGASSIVAPNARLLRTIGWEDVYVGEGASLTGCTLADRTIVKDRVTIMEGAVIGRGSTLGSGATVPSNIKLWPDKSVASGSIVSMSLIYGIKWPGSLFGADGVSGLGNIEVTPEFALKLGQALGSVLGPGQNVMTSRDAHPASRLTNRCIIAGLLSVGVNVHDLRETPMPVSRYAVRMSGDAGVHTGISPHYPDQFLLEFFDSHGVNVDKVTERKIENIFFREDFRRTPMEAVGLLDFPERVVEAYSSGFLTALAPRAIPEANIRVVIDYAHGNASLILPRILSNLGIEMIALNAFFDNAKVMTFGANRQRHLEQLANVTTSLGAALGILLDQRGESLALVDDRGRIIEGSRLLALLTVLVSRIMPQARIAVPVMAPNAIEQVAEQHGATVLRTRTERRSLMALAAREGSSLAFAGGANYELIFPEFAPVFDSLYGAAKVMELITAQGRALSEIVDELPASHLASRRDQCPWERKGQIMRKLLDETDGQSVELTDGIRLSREGGWVLVLPDASDPLFNVYAEGRSEDEANRYADEIASRIEDLARR encoded by the coding sequence ATGAAAGCCGTTGTAATGGCCGGGGGCGAAGGCTCGCGCCTTCGGCCTCTCACATCGAGCCGCCCCAAACCGCTCGTGCCGGTTGCCAATAAACCGGTCATGCACCATATCGTCGATCTCTTGCGGCGTCATGGGATCCTCAACGTCGTCGCGACCTTGCATTACCTCGCCGACGAAATCGAGAATTATTTCGGCGACGGATCCGAGCTCGGCATCACGATGGAATACGTGGTCGAGGACACGCCGCTGGGAACCGCCGGCGCCGTGAAGCTCGCCGAGCGCCTTCTCGGTCACGAGCGTTTCGTCGTAGTTTCGGGCGACGCGCTCACCGATATTGATTTGAGCGAACTCCTCGCGGCGCACCGCCGCAGCGGAGCAATGGCAACGATCGCGCTGCAACGCGTCTCCAATCCGCTCGAGTTCGGCGTCGTCGTCACCGACGACGGCGGCCGAATCACGCGGTTCTTGGAGAAGCCGTCGTGGGGTGAAATTTTCTCCGATACCATCAATACCGGTATCTACGTGCTCGAGCCCGAGGTCTTCGAATACATGGAGGCCGGGAAGAACTACGATTTTGCCAGGGATATCTTCCCTTTCATGTTGCGCGACGGGCGCGCGCTCTGCGGACACGTAACTGGTGGCTACTGGAGCGACATCGGTAACCTGCAACAGTACCAGCAGGCTAACTACGACGCTCTGCGGCGCGCCGTCGCCGTCGAGATTCCCGGCATCGAAATCCGGCCTGGGATTTGGGTCGCAGAGAATGCGAGAATTTCGCCTGACGCGCACATCCACGCGCCCGTTTGCCTAGGAAGAAACGTCACCATCGATCGCGGTGCGATCGTCGAAGAACTGACATCGCTCGGCGCGTCGTCGATCGTCGCGCCGAACGCGCGTCTGCTGCGCACGATCGGCTGGGAGGACGTCTACGTCGGCGAAGGCGCGTCGCTCACCGGATGCACCCTGGCCGATCGAACCATTGTGAAGGACCGGGTGACGATCATGGAAGGTGCCGTGATCGGCCGCGGAAGCACGCTGGGGAGCGGCGCGACCGTACCTTCGAACATCAAACTCTGGCCCGACAAATCGGTTGCGTCGGGCTCGATCGTCTCGATGTCGCTGATCTACGGCATTAAGTGGCCGGGTTCGCTCTTCGGCGCCGACGGCGTCAGCGGACTTGGGAACATCGAAGTGACGCCGGAGTTCGCGCTAAAACTCGGCCAAGCGCTCGGGTCGGTTCTGGGACCGGGCCAAAACGTGATGACCAGCCGCGACGCCCATCCGGCCTCCCGCCTGACAAACCGCTGCATCATCGCCGGTCTGCTTTCGGTCGGCGTGAACGTGCACGATCTGCGCGAAACGCCGATGCCGGTCTCGCGGTATGCGGTGCGGATGTCGGGCGATGCCGGCGTGCACACTGGAATTTCTCCGCATTATCCAGACCAGTTCTTGCTCGAGTTCTTCGATTCGCACGGCGTCAACGTGGATAAGGTCACCGAGCGAAAAATCGAAAACATCTTCTTCCGCGAAGACTTCCGCCGGACGCCGATGGAGGCCGTGGGTCTGCTGGATTTCCCCGAGCGCGTCGTCGAAGCGTACAGTAGCGGCTTCCTGACGGCGTTGGCGCCACGCGCCATTCCCGAAGCCAACATACGCGTGGTCATCGACTACGCCCATGGTAATGCGTCCCTGATTTTGCCCCGCATCCTGAGCAATCTCGGCATCGAGATGATCGCCTTGAACGCGTTTTTCGATAACGCGAAGGTGATGACATTTGGTGCGAATCGGCAGCGGCATTTGGAGCAGCTTGCGAACGTAACCACGTCGCTCGGCGCGGCGCTAGGGATTCTGCTCGATCAGCGCGGCGAGTCACTCGCCTTAGTCGACGATCGCGGAAGAATTATCGAAGGGAGCCGACTGCTGGCACTGCTCACCGTGCTCGTTTCGCGCATCATGCCGCAGGCCCGCATTGCGGTGCCGGTCATGGCGCCCAACGCCATCGAGCAGGTTGCCGAGCAGCACGGCGCAACCGTTCTTCGCACGCGTACCGAGCGGCGTTCGCTCATGGCGCTAGCCGCGCGCGAGGGCTCCTCGCTCGCCTTCGCCGGCGGGGCGAACTACGAGCTCATCTTTCCCGAGTTCGCGCCAGTCTTCGATTCGCTCTATGGCGCCGCGAAGGTCATGGAGCTCATTACTGCGCAGGGCCGGGCGCTAAGCGAAATCGTTGACGAGCTGCCGGCGTCACACCTCGCCTCGCGCCGAGATCAATGTCCGTGGGAGCGCAAAGGGCAGATCATGCGCAAGCTGCTCGACGAAACCGACGGACAGAGCGTGGAGTTGACCGACGGCATTCGCCTGAGCCGCGAAGGGGGCTGGGTGCTGGTACTCCCTGACGCATCCGATCCGCTCTTCAACGTTTACGCCGAAGGCCGCTCAGAAGACGAAGCCAACCGCTACGCCGACGAGATCGCTTCGCGCATCGAAGACCTGGCCCGCCGGTAG
- a CDS encoding histidine-type phosphatase → MNKFGLFVILFALLFGSAAVAGTSASPAPASRLMMVVVLSRHGVRSPTHPKELQAYAAQPWPSWSEVRPGYLTARGASLMRQFGEYYRRAYGQQLGFGARGCPPADSVFVWADVDQRTKATGDAVVSGFAPGCGITVGHAGGDNDALFDPLPGVGVVNQAQSTASILGAVGGSFGGVVEAYNAQFSTMEQILGCTAAARCKRLADVATYVTNDGDGGLASLNGGLDMAGDVAGNLLLEYVDGHRVVGWSRVNHAQLLELLQLDVLGRRLEHNRYGARAHSSNIMAHILQTLQEGATGKTVAGTRVPATARFVFLSGHDTQLAELQAMFGLSWLVKGDQFDDTPPGGALVFEVRQPVGGGEPFVRTFFTEQSLDAMRAGQGQNPLRVPVYVPGCPALDCPMETFANVVNAAIDPSFVGTW, encoded by the coding sequence ATGAACAAATTCGGGCTTTTCGTTATCCTCTTTGCGCTACTTTTTGGCAGTGCTGCCGTTGCCGGCACGAGCGCGTCCCCCGCGCCGGCGTCTCGGCTGATGATGGTCGTCGTGCTGAGCCGTCATGGCGTCCGCTCCCCGACGCATCCCAAAGAGCTCCAGGCCTACGCGGCCCAGCCATGGCCCTCGTGGTCGGAAGTCCGGCCCGGATATCTCACGGCCCGCGGCGCTTCACTCATGCGCCAATTTGGCGAGTACTATCGCCGCGCTTACGGTCAGCAGCTGGGATTTGGCGCGCGCGGCTGTCCACCGGCAGATTCGGTCTTCGTCTGGGCCGATGTCGACCAGCGCACGAAGGCCACGGGCGACGCGGTGGTCTCGGGTTTCGCGCCGGGATGCGGCATTACGGTTGGGCACGCCGGCGGCGATAACGATGCGCTTTTTGACCCGCTTCCAGGCGTTGGCGTTGTGAACCAGGCACAATCGACGGCTTCGATCCTCGGCGCTGTGGGGGGTAGCTTCGGCGGCGTTGTCGAGGCGTACAACGCACAGTTTTCGACGATGGAGCAAATTCTCGGATGTACCGCAGCGGCACGATGCAAGAGACTTGCCGACGTAGCAACATACGTTACGAATGACGGCGACGGCGGCCTCGCGAGTCTCAATGGCGGCCTCGACATGGCCGGCGATGTCGCGGGAAATCTTCTGCTCGAATACGTTGACGGTCATCGCGTCGTTGGATGGAGCCGCGTCAATCATGCGCAACTTCTCGAACTGCTGCAGCTCGACGTTCTCGGCCGGCGTCTGGAGCACAACCGGTACGGCGCGCGTGCGCATTCGTCGAACATCATGGCGCACATTCTGCAGACATTACAAGAAGGCGCTACGGGCAAGACTGTTGCCGGAACGCGCGTGCCTGCGACGGCGCGATTCGTCTTTCTCTCGGGTCACGACACCCAACTTGCCGAGCTGCAGGCGATGTTCGGGCTCTCTTGGCTCGTCAAAGGCGATCAGTTCGACGATACGCCGCCCGGCGGCGCCCTTGTCTTCGAGGTGCGTCAGCCCGTCGGCGGTGGCGAACCCTTCGTGCGCACGTTTTTCACCGAACAATCACTCGATGCCATGCGGGCAGGGCAGGGTCAGAACCCGTTGCGCGTACCGGTCTACGTGCCGGGATGCCCGGCGCTGGACTGTCCGATGGAGACCTTTGCCAACGTTGTCAATGCCGCAATCGATCCTTCATTCGTCGGAACCTGGTAA